One stretch of Gemmatimonadales bacterium DNA includes these proteins:
- a CDS encoding helicase C-terminal domain-containing protein, translated as MTERLAATARELLRREIRAAGGNEVSFVATIDAEGVVTSARPVARGTVDMVLALPGVARRGEMLLHNHPSGRLEPSMADLSVAARAHDDGIGFGIIDNDAERLYVVVEVPAVTPITTLDPFDVIGQLGETGAIARVLGNYEDRQSQRDLTAYLVDAYNDGGVLLLEAGTGVGKSFAYLVPALAWARANGERTVVSTNTINLQEQLVGKDLPLLARALGNDEHQPTFALLKGWRNYLCRQRLETAAASQHTLLEGDKLDELLNLTAWAANTADGTLADLPTPPSGDVWDEVAAEADLCPRLRCKHFDNCFVFQARRRAAQADIVVVNHHLLSADLAVRQASDNWESAAVLPAYKRLILDEAHHIEDVAAGHLGVQVSSRGVQRLLNRLERKGKGLLPSLLYVLRSADDLLNRASIDLVRERLVPAVIQARSAAEALFLRLFDHVAAGGGPVRLDEDFGRHPMWEEGLTRDLDLTVAGFRTVAQLVETVADRLEQGEMTERQQQLVNECRGVVRRLESTADGLNTTLRPATGRPPEVRWIERSGTRTPALQLAAVPLDLAPTLRALLFDRLDTVALTSATLAAGGEFGFIASRIGLSGDGSPVTVQEVFPSPFPYEDHCLLGLPDDVPDPREDEAGHDAAVAAVVRDLAWASDGGIFVLFTSHAALRRVAAAVRADLGDRFPILVQGEGQRDHLIRRFREAGNAILLGTDSFWEGVDVPGRALRGLILAKLPFKVPSEPLTAARMERLTEQGEDAFFGYLLPHAALKLKQGFGRLIRSAEDVGVVILLDRRVVTKRYGAMLLEGLPPAERVIGSWAQVRTKCEDFFARHGIGAAT; from the coding sequence GTGACCGAGCGACTCGCCGCCACCGCGCGCGAGCTTCTCCGGCGGGAGATTCGCGCCGCGGGAGGGAACGAAGTGTCGTTCGTCGCGACGATCGATGCCGAGGGGGTCGTCACGTCGGCTCGGCCGGTAGCACGCGGTACCGTCGACATGGTTCTGGCGCTTCCAGGCGTCGCTCGGCGCGGGGAGATGCTGTTGCACAATCACCCCAGCGGCCGCCTCGAACCATCGATGGCCGACCTGTCGGTCGCGGCGCGGGCGCACGACGACGGGATCGGCTTCGGGATCATCGATAACGACGCCGAACGGTTGTACGTCGTTGTGGAAGTCCCCGCCGTGACACCGATCACCACCCTCGATCCGTTCGACGTGATCGGGCAGCTTGGCGAAACCGGTGCGATTGCGCGGGTGCTGGGAAATTACGAGGATCGGCAAAGCCAGCGCGATCTGACCGCGTATCTCGTCGACGCCTACAACGACGGCGGGGTCCTCCTCCTCGAGGCGGGGACCGGTGTGGGGAAGTCGTTTGCCTATCTCGTCCCGGCGCTCGCCTGGGCTCGCGCCAACGGCGAGCGGACCGTTGTATCGACCAATACCATCAACCTGCAGGAGCAGCTGGTCGGAAAGGACCTGCCGCTGCTGGCCCGCGCGCTCGGCAACGACGAACATCAGCCGACCTTCGCGCTCCTCAAGGGGTGGCGCAACTATCTCTGCCGCCAGCGCCTCGAGACGGCCGCAGCGAGTCAGCACACGCTGCTCGAAGGTGACAAGCTCGACGAGCTGCTCAACCTCACCGCCTGGGCGGCGAACACCGCCGACGGGACGCTCGCCGACCTCCCCACGCCCCCGTCGGGCGACGTCTGGGACGAGGTCGCCGCCGAGGCCGATCTCTGCCCCCGCCTCCGCTGCAAGCACTTCGACAACTGTTTCGTCTTCCAGGCGCGGCGCCGCGCGGCGCAGGCCGACATCGTCGTCGTGAATCATCACCTCCTCTCGGCTGATCTCGCCGTTCGGCAGGCGTCGGACAACTGGGAGTCGGCTGCGGTACTCCCGGCATACAAGCGGCTGATTCTTGACGAAGCACACCATATCGAAGATGTCGCCGCCGGCCATCTCGGCGTGCAGGTGTCGTCGCGCGGCGTGCAGCGGTTGCTGAATCGCCTCGAACGCAAGGGGAAGGGACTCCTCCCATCGCTGCTGTACGTGCTGCGGAGCGCCGACGACCTCCTCAATCGCGCCTCGATCGACCTGGTGCGCGAGCGGCTCGTGCCCGCGGTGATCCAGGCGCGCAGCGCTGCGGAAGCACTCTTCCTTCGGCTCTTTGATCACGTAGCCGCGGGCGGCGGCCCGGTGCGCCTCGACGAGGACTTCGGCCGCCATCCGATGTGGGAAGAGGGACTGACGCGCGACCTCGACCTCACCGTTGCGGGATTCCGCACCGTGGCGCAGCTGGTCGAGACGGTCGCCGACCGGCTCGAACAGGGAGAGATGACCGAGCGACAACAGCAGCTTGTCAACGAATGTCGCGGCGTTGTGCGGCGCCTCGAATCGACCGCCGACGGTCTCAACACCACGCTTCGCCCCGCCACCGGCCGACCACCCGAGGTCCGCTGGATCGAGCGCAGCGGGACGCGCACGCCGGCGTTGCAGCTCGCCGCGGTGCCGCTCGATCTTGCCCCGACCCTCCGCGCGCTCCTCTTCGATCGGCTCGACACCGTCGCGCTCACCAGCGCCACCCTCGCCGCCGGCGGCGAATTCGGGTTCATCGCGTCGCGGATCGGTCTCTCCGGAGACGGGTCTCCGGTGACGGTGCAGGAGGTGTTTCCGTCGCCCTTTCCCTACGAGGACCACTGCCTTCTCGGACTTCCGGACGACGTTCCCGACCCGCGCGAGGACGAAGCCGGACACGACGCCGCGGTGGCCGCCGTGGTGCGCGACCTCGCGTGGGCGAGCGACGGCGGGATCTTCGTCCTCTTCACCTCGCACGCCGCGCTGCGGCGCGTTGCCGCGGCCGTGCGGGCCGACCTGGGCGACCGGTTTCCGATCCTGGTGCAAGGGGAGGGGCAACGTGACCACCTCATCCGGCGCTTCCGCGAAGCCGGCAATGCCATTCTCCTCGGGACCGATTCCTTCTGGGAAGGGGTCGACGTCCCCGGGCGCGCGCTCCGTGGGCTGATTCTCGCCAAGCTACCTTTCAAGGTGCCGTCCGAGCCGCTCACCGCCGCCCGGATGGAGCGCCTGACCGAGCAGGGAGAAGACGCCTTCTTCGGCTACCTCCTTCCCCACGCGGCGCTGAAGCTCAAGCAGGGGTTTGGCCGCCTGATCCGGAGCGCCGAGGATGTCGGCGTTGTCATCCTGCTCGATCGGCGGGTGGTAACGAAGCGATACGGGGCGATGCTGCTCGAAGGATTGCCGCCGGCGGAACGCGTGATCGGCTCGTGGGCGCAGGTGCGGACCAAGTGTGAGGACTTTTTCGCCAGACACGGCATCGGAGCCGCGACATGA
- a CDS encoding aminotransferase class I/II-fold pyridoxal phosphate-dependent enzyme yields the protein MIKPSDRVTSLPEYTLAKIPSIKRRLLAAGMDVIDLGAGDVDGPPPAPAIDALHQALGITALHKYGFQQGLPAFREAAVRWVERRFGQRFDATTEMLPLIGSKEGLSHLPLAVCNPGDIAVVPEPGYQAYIGGAILSGCEPLVVPLRPESQFLVELDHLPAATLRRIGVVFVNYPNNPTAAIAPREYLERLVATCRKYDIVLAYDNAYCDITYDGYVAPSIFEIAGARDVAVEFFSMSKSYQMTGWRVGFAIANATLIGALTKVKSYVDTGPFLALQQAAAWTLDHAEELNPPLVAELARRRDAGVAALRDAGFTVETPRGAMYLWVPLPAGIRSATFSSRALEEEGVVTLPGSGFGPGGEGFFRIALTVPGERLAEAIVRLGRILAACEGTAGAAA from the coding sequence GTGATCAAGCCGAGCGACCGCGTCACGTCGCTGCCCGAGTATACGCTGGCGAAGATTCCGTCGATCAAGCGGCGCTTGCTCGCGGCCGGAATGGACGTCATCGATCTCGGCGCCGGCGACGTCGACGGGCCGCCTCCGGCACCGGCGATTGACGCGTTGCATCAGGCTCTCGGCATTACGGCGCTGCACAAGTACGGATTCCAGCAGGGGCTTCCCGCCTTCCGCGAGGCGGCGGTGCGCTGGGTCGAACGCCGCTTCGGGCAGCGGTTCGATGCCACCACCGAAATGCTGCCGCTGATCGGATCGAAGGAAGGGTTGTCGCACCTGCCGCTTGCCGTCTGCAATCCGGGCGACATCGCGGTCGTCCCCGAGCCCGGATACCAGGCGTACATCGGCGGTGCGATCCTCTCGGGGTGCGAGCCACTCGTCGTACCGCTTCGGCCCGAGTCGCAGTTTCTCGTCGAGCTCGATCATCTCCCGGCCGCGACGCTCCGCCGGATCGGCGTCGTCTTCGTCAACTATCCCAACAATCCGACCGCTGCGATTGCCCCGCGAGAATATCTCGAACGCCTGGTTGCCACCTGCCGGAAGTACGACATCGTGCTCGCGTACGACAACGCCTACTGCGACATCACGTATGATGGGTACGTCGCGCCGAGCATTTTCGAGATCGCCGGCGCGCGGGATGTGGCAGTGGAATTCTTCTCGATGTCGAAGTCGTATCAGATGACCGGCTGGCGCGTTGGGTTCGCGATCGCCAATGCGACGCTGATCGGCGCGCTGACCAAGGTCAAGAGTTACGTCGACACCGGCCCGTTTCTGGCGTTGCAGCAGGCAGCCGCGTGGACCCTCGATCACGCCGAGGAGTTGAATCCGCCGCTGGTCGCCGAGCTCGCCCGGCGGCGCGATGCCGGCGTCGCGGCACTGCGCGACGCGGGGTTCACTGTCGAGACGCCACGGGGCGCGATGTACCTCTGGGTTCCGCTCCCGGCCGGAATCAGGTCCGCAACCTTCTCGTCCCGCGCGCTGGAAGAAGAAGGTGTGGTCACCCTCCCCGGGAGCGGGTTCGGACCGGGCGGCGAAGGATTCTTCCGGATCGCGCTGACCGTCCCGGGCGAACGGCTTGCCGAGGCGATCGTACGTCTCGGCCGCATTCTCGCCGCGTGCGAAGGAACGGCCGGTGCCGCGGCCTGA
- a CDS encoding fumarylacetoacetate hydrolase family protein, translated as MTVVQPSKIVCVGRNYAAHARELGNDVPTRPLLFFKPPSSLIGPGEAIELPNVSQQVEYEAEIGVVMGKRARKVSAEQALALVRGFTCANDVTCRDLQKTDGQWARAKGFDTFCAVGPIVAESLDHATLEVFGRLNGRPRQHGRTSDMIFSIPTLISYISHIMTLEPGDLILTGTPEGVGKLAAGDVVEVEIPGVGVLSNPVVEGASS; from the coding sequence ATGACCGTCGTACAACCGAGCAAGATCGTCTGCGTCGGCCGCAACTACGCGGCACACGCGCGCGAACTCGGTAATGATGTTCCCACCCGTCCGCTCCTCTTCTTCAAGCCGCCATCCTCGCTGATCGGCCCGGGCGAGGCGATCGAACTCCCGAACGTGTCGCAACAGGTCGAATACGAAGCAGAAATCGGCGTCGTCATGGGGAAGCGGGCGCGCAAGGTGTCGGCGGAGCAAGCGCTCGCGCTGGTCCGGGGATTCACCTGCGCCAACGACGTGACCTGCCGCGACCTGCAGAAGACCGACGGCCAATGGGCGCGCGCCAAGGGGTTCGACACCTTCTGTGCCGTCGGGCCGATCGTGGCGGAATCACTCGATCACGCGACGCTCGAAGTGTTCGGGCGCCTCAACGGCAGACCGCGGCAGCACGGCCGCACCTCCGACATGATCTTCAGCATTCCGACGCTGATCTCCTACATCTCGCACATCATGACACTCGAGCCGGGCGATCTCATTCTCACCGGCACGCCTGAAGGTGTGGGGAAGCTCGCCGCGGGTGACGTCGTTGAGGTGGAAATCCCGGGTGTGGGCGTGCTCAGCAACCCGGTGGTGGAGGGAGCGTCGTCGTGA